One genomic region from Candidatus Xiphinematobacter sp. encodes:
- a CDS encoding thioredoxin family protein: MPTTANSSMPIGHFLPAFALRDVAKGTLVSHREACGNKGAILIMFVCRHCPFVAHVLKELKRLAEDYQPRGVAFVSISSNDSKRYPEDAPDMLRQMAVEHAFPFPLLFDQSQEIAKAFGAVCTPDFFLFDSKSRLVYHGCLDESTPSNGLPVTGANLRAALDATLEDRPIPEKQMPSIGCSIKWAEQ, from the coding sequence ATGCCTACCACCGCCAACAGCTCTATGCCTATCGGACACTTTCTGCCTGCCTTTGCCCTTCGAGACGTTGCAAAAGGTACACTTGTTTCTCATCGAGAAGCTTGTGGCAATAAAGGAGCCATCTTAATCATGTTTGTCTGTCGGCATTGTCCCTTTGTTGCTCACGTGTTGAAGGAGCTCAAACGGCTGGCTGAGGATTATCAGCCTCGTGGTGTTGCTTTCGTGTCAATTAGTTCTAACGATAGCAAAAGGTATCCTGAGGATGCTCCAGATATGCTCCGACAGATGGCCGTTGAGCATGCCTTCCCCTTTCCCCTGCTCTTCGACCAATCTCAAGAAATCGCTAAGGCATTTGGCGCTGTGTGTACACCGGATTTTTTTCTCTTCGATTCCAAAAGTCGACTAGTCTATCACGGCTGCTTGGACGAAAGTACTCCAAGCAATGGCCTGCCTGTTACTGGGGCAAACTTGCGTGCGGCTCTGGATGCTACTCTGGAAGACCGGCCCATACCTGAGAAGCAAATGCCCAGCATTGGATGCAGTATCAAGTGGGCGGAGCAATAG
- a CDS encoding HlyC/CorC family transporter has protein sequence MNLAVTRPFLVDSPGRAITEWDFPDLILFKFCAIFLLVLVNSFFVASEFAIVKVRSTQLETLLEGGNRAAQEAKKVTSSLDAYLSATQLGITIASLALGWIGEPFLASMIAPLIYKVGIQTPAIIHGTSTFFGLLTVTIVHIVFGEMTPKSLAICKALPITLFVSRPLQWFHWLFRPFIQLLNWLSSALLRHVLHIQPAKSSELVHSEEELRMILSESEKSEKVTSMGKEFLINILDLRRRVVRDIMTPRGEVVYLDVEEPFNQEIRRAITSRHTRLPLCRGHLDNSFGLVHIKDLLALVYESKTDWMAIRRDLLHVSEIMGLEKLLRLFLNKHAHLAVAVDEYGGAVGIVTLDNILEEIVGSIQDEFDTRKQEFQKISEQEFTVDGVLALYELAEMASLNFGTSEVSTIGGYITSVLGHIPFKGEHVCIGDYLATVIDTDGRRVLRVHFKKLQ, from the coding sequence ATGAATCTAGCCGTCACCCGCCCATTTTTGGTGGATTCCCCAGGAAGGGCCATCACAGAATGGGACTTTCCAGACCTTATCCTTTTCAAATTCTGCGCAATTTTCCTCCTTGTGCTCGTGAACAGTTTTTTTGTTGCCTCAGAATTTGCCATCGTTAAGGTACGCTCCACTCAGTTAGAAACCCTCCTGGAAGGGGGTAATCGCGCGGCTCAAGAGGCAAAGAAAGTCACCTCCAGCCTAGATGCCTACCTCTCTGCTACCCAATTAGGAATCACCATTGCAAGCTTAGCATTGGGTTGGATTGGTGAACCGTTCCTAGCCAGTATGATCGCTCCACTTATCTACAAGGTAGGCATTCAAACACCAGCAATTATTCACGGTACTTCAACCTTTTTTGGGCTTCTCACGGTTACTATAGTACATATCGTCTTTGGAGAAATGACTCCGAAGTCCCTGGCCATTTGTAAAGCCCTGCCCATTACACTCTTTGTTAGCCGTCCGCTCCAGTGGTTTCACTGGCTTTTCCGCCCTTTTATTCAATTACTAAACTGGCTGTCCAGCGCGCTCCTACGACATGTTCTGCACATCCAACCTGCTAAAAGCTCTGAACTTGTTCATAGTGAAGAAGAGCTACGTATGATCCTCTCTGAGAGTGAGAAATCCGAGAAAGTCACCTCTATGGGGAAAGAGTTCCTCATTAACATATTGGATCTGCGTAGACGCGTAGTCAGAGATATCATGACACCCCGTGGAGAGGTAGTCTACCTTGATGTCGAGGAACCTTTCAATCAAGAGATACGTCGAGCCATTACCTCACGCCACACTCGCCTGCCCCTTTGCCGTGGACACCTAGATAACTCCTTTGGCCTTGTTCATATTAAGGATCTGCTTGCCTTGGTATATGAGAGTAAAACGGATTGGATGGCAATTCGTAGGGACCTTCTCCACGTTTCGGAAATAATGGGATTAGAAAAACTCCTCCGCCTCTTTCTTAACAAACATGCACATCTGGCTGTTGCTGTGGACGAATATGGAGGTGCTGTAGGTATCGTCACCCTAGATAATATCCTGGAAGAAATTGTTGGTTCCATCCAGGATGAGTTTGACACTAGAAAGCAAGAGTTTCAGAAAATAAGCGAACAGGAGTTTACAGTAGACGGAGTCCTCGCCCTTTACGAGCTTGCGGAGATGGCTAGTCTTAACTTTGGAACCTCAGAGGTAAGTACTATCGGTGGCTATATTACGTCCGTACTTGGTCATATTCCTTTCAAAGGGGAACATGTCTGCATTGGTGACTACTTAGCGACCGTTATTGATACGGATGGACGGCGCGTCCTGCGCGTCCATTTCAAGAAACTCCAGTAG
- a CDS encoding threonine synthase: protein MKPNGKPYFKNLKCRECGRLYPKEAIHVCEFDFGPLEVVYDYRAIKETLSRSLIEARPRSMWRYEELLPVEGEPTVGLQVGFTPLIRAVRLAAFLGVKELWVKNDSVNHPTLSFKDRVVSVALSRAKELGFQVVACASTGNLANSVAAHAAAAGMKSYVFIPHNLEQGKVLASLVYGTRVVGVRGSYDLVNRLCLEIVGKYGWGFVNVNLRPYYAEGSKTIGFEILEQLGWRIPDHTVACMASGSLLTKVYKAYQEAALVGLVKEIPFSIHGAQATGCSPISTAFRQNTDVVKPVSCPQTIAKSLAIGTPADGYYAIHTMWKTGGSCEDVTDEEIIHGMQFLAEYEGIFAEPAGGVTVACAKKLIENGSILRDSTIVLCITGNGLKTQEAVSGQSEAVRVIEPSISAFDKCFMLG from the coding sequence ATGAAGCCAAACGGGAAGCCCTACTTTAAAAATCTCAAATGCCGCGAGTGTGGCCGCCTCTATCCCAAGGAGGCGATACATGTCTGCGAGTTCGATTTTGGGCCATTGGAGGTCGTCTATGATTATCGCGCAATCAAAGAAACTCTCAGTCGCTCTCTCATCGAGGCCCGGCCACGTTCTATGTGGCGTTACGAGGAGCTCCTCCCCGTTGAAGGAGAGCCAACAGTTGGTCTTCAGGTAGGATTTACACCATTAATCCGCGCTGTTCGATTGGCCGCATTCCTTGGCGTCAAGGAACTGTGGGTTAAGAATGATAGCGTTAATCATCCAACTCTTTCCTTTAAGGATCGCGTGGTGTCCGTAGCGCTCTCCCGCGCTAAAGAACTGGGATTTCAGGTGGTCGCTTGTGCTTCAACGGGCAATCTCGCAAATTCTGTGGCTGCTCATGCTGCTGCGGCTGGCATGAAAAGCTATGTCTTTATTCCTCATAATCTAGAGCAAGGCAAAGTGCTGGCCTCCCTCGTATACGGAACCCGAGTCGTCGGCGTCCGGGGTTCATATGACCTCGTGAATCGGCTCTGCTTGGAAATTGTTGGGAAATATGGATGGGGGTTTGTTAACGTTAATCTTCGCCCGTATTATGCTGAAGGCTCTAAGACGATAGGCTTTGAAATTCTGGAGCAACTCGGGTGGCGCATCCCTGATCATACGGTAGCTTGTATGGCCAGCGGTTCCTTGCTTACCAAGGTTTATAAAGCATACCAAGAAGCTGCTCTCGTCGGACTAGTTAAGGAGATCCCCTTTTCTATCCACGGGGCACAAGCCACGGGCTGCTCTCCGATCAGTACAGCCTTCAGACAGAACACCGACGTTGTGAAACCCGTTTCCTGCCCTCAGACCATTGCAAAGTCCCTAGCTATTGGCACTCCGGCTGACGGTTACTACGCTATTCATACTATGTGGAAGACCGGAGGAAGTTGTGAGGACGTTACTGATGAAGAAATTATCCATGGTATGCAATTCCTTGCAGAATATGAGGGCATCTTTGCCGAGCCTGCAGGGGGGGTCACTGTCGCTTGTGCCAAGAAGCTCATCGAGAATGGAAGCATCTTGCGCGATAGCACGATTGTCCTTTGCATTACTGGCAATGGACTAAAAACCCAGGAAGCCGTTAGTGGACAATCCGAGGCGGTTCGCGTCATTGAACCCTCCATTTCTGCGTTTGACAAGTGCTTTATGTTGGGTTAG
- the rnpA gene encoding ribonuclease P protein component, giving the protein MSAYSQKGPKLPTNGILEPKVEGQISELVTAGYGRPKVAQLTSSRDFRRVTRLGKTVRSSSLRISCLMTEGAEGGDVHRGSLRIGLVVSKKVGGAVVRNRLRRRLREIFRKLHPQGISHHWMVVIAQSGADSTAFPELERECLFLVRKLF; this is encoded by the coding sequence GTGAGCGCCTACTCCCAAAAGGGGCCGAAGTTACCTACCAACGGCATACTAGAGCCTAAAGTGGAAGGCCAGATTTCAGAACTAGTTACTGCTGGCTATGGTCGACCAAAGGTTGCACAGCTGACTTCTTCCAGGGACTTTCGTAGAGTGACGCGGCTTGGTAAAACAGTCCGCTCTTCCTCCCTGCGCATCTCCTGCCTAATGACTGAGGGCGCTGAGGGGGGGGATGTGCATCGCGGCAGTTTACGGATTGGATTAGTGGTATCTAAGAAAGTCGGGGGGGCGGTGGTAAGAAACCGCCTCCGGCGTAGGTTGAGGGAGATTTTTCGCAAGCTCCACCCACAAGGTATCTCTCACCATTGGATGGTGGTTATAGCACAATCTGGAGCGGATTCAACTGCATTTCCAGAACTAGAGAGGGAGTGCCTGTTTCTTGTACGCAAGCTTTTTTGA
- a CDS encoding amino acid permease, which produces METIEFRRPRNLDWPRAAALLYGDWGTSKAYVLGLAFVTSGFSSLPIILAVCGLTALVGANYVVICRCFPEGGGVYSSARSQSRLLAIIGALLLVADLTVTAALSGWAALSYLEVPSQYVLAGTIAVISTVGILNYFGPRPSGSLAVVLAVPTILVVVVTFLLSVPHLSMKLPVHGMGIERTWSSFVSVILALSGVEAIANLTGILKLDKGSSVVRPQVGRTAFRAILPVAIEVSVGTALLGWAMLSIPEELSQEMFRRGEDMIRFIAEFYGGVAFGVTFSKIYGFSVGIIFSLLLFSAVNTAVTALVGLLFITARDGEMPRAFLRLNSHGVPVAPLAIAVALPCLVLVSTNSFEALAGLYAIGVVGAICVNLGSCSLNWNLTMHPFERWIMFITFLILVAVELTLARTKPDALFFVLCVLVIGLSLRAYVQRLSGLRTVTISREIADIAESEEIEKVLRFRAASQRILVCLRGVTSALEFAFDEALLRRAELYILYVREVVVLYPGMHMAPSRWEEDPQASVILNTALKMGKERGIPVVPVFASAAAPAGIIVDLAATLGADFLILGSSNRSTMDKVLKGNVASQVAANLPDSIPILIYG; this is translated from the coding sequence ATGGAGACTATTGAATTTCGTAGGCCAAGGAACCTAGATTGGCCCCGTGCAGCGGCACTTCTCTACGGAGATTGGGGAACAAGTAAGGCCTATGTTCTAGGATTGGCATTCGTAACATCCGGGTTTTCCTCTCTGCCAATTATCCTGGCTGTTTGTGGCCTAACAGCCCTCGTGGGTGCCAACTACGTGGTAATCTGTCGGTGTTTTCCGGAGGGAGGTGGGGTCTATTCATCGGCCCGGAGTCAATCCCGTCTGCTCGCGATAATTGGAGCGCTTCTTTTGGTTGCTGACTTAACGGTAACTGCCGCCTTAAGTGGTTGGGCAGCACTGAGTTACTTAGAAGTGCCAAGTCAGTACGTTCTTGCCGGGACCATTGCTGTAATTTCAACTGTTGGAATTCTCAATTATTTTGGCCCTCGCCCTAGTGGGAGCTTGGCTGTGGTTCTTGCTGTTCCAACTATTCTAGTGGTAGTGGTGACTTTTCTTCTAAGCGTGCCCCACCTTTCTATGAAACTACCCGTCCATGGAATGGGGATAGAGCGTACTTGGAGCTCCTTTGTAAGTGTCATTCTGGCCCTGAGCGGTGTGGAGGCCATCGCGAATCTGACAGGGATTCTCAAGCTAGATAAGGGCTCGTCTGTAGTTAGGCCGCAAGTTGGCAGAACAGCCTTCAGGGCAATTTTACCAGTAGCCATTGAGGTGAGTGTAGGAACCGCCCTGTTAGGCTGGGCAATGCTTTCCATACCAGAGGAACTCTCTCAAGAAATGTTCAGACGCGGAGAGGACATGATTCGCTTTATAGCTGAATTTTACGGGGGGGTGGCATTTGGGGTTACATTTTCCAAGATTTATGGATTTTCGGTAGGTATCATTTTTTCCCTCCTCCTATTTAGTGCTGTGAACACAGCAGTAACTGCTCTCGTTGGCTTACTGTTTATAACTGCGAGAGATGGGGAAATGCCACGGGCCTTTCTACGTTTAAATTCTCACGGAGTGCCCGTTGCTCCATTGGCAATCGCAGTTGCTCTCCCCTGTCTAGTCTTGGTTTCCACTAATAGTTTTGAGGCCTTAGCTGGGCTCTACGCGATTGGAGTGGTAGGTGCTATCTGCGTGAATCTGGGATCGTGCTCCTTAAATTGGAACCTAACAATGCACCCCTTCGAGCGATGGATCATGTTTATTACCTTTTTGATATTGGTGGCCGTCGAACTGACGTTGGCTCGAACCAAACCCGATGCGCTCTTCTTCGTTCTTTGCGTTTTGGTTATAGGACTCTCCCTAAGAGCCTACGTACAGAGGTTGTCTGGGTTGCGTACGGTAACAATTTCTAGGGAAATAGCAGATATTGCTGAGTCGGAGGAAATTGAAAAAGTGTTGCGGTTTCGGGCCGCTTCTCAGAGGATTTTAGTGTGCCTACGGGGAGTAACGTCGGCGCTGGAGTTTGCCTTTGACGAGGCGTTATTACGTCGTGCTGAACTCTATATACTCTACGTGCGGGAGGTAGTGGTACTGTATCCGGGGATGCACATGGCTCCTTCACGCTGGGAAGAGGACCCTCAAGCAAGTGTTATCCTCAACACCGCCCTTAAGATGGGTAAAGAGCGTGGCATCCCGGTGGTACCTGTATTTGCTAGCGCCGCTGCTCCAGCGGGAATTATCGTGGATCTGGCAGCAACTCTGGGGGCGGACTTCCTCATCTTAGGTTCTTCTAATCGCTCCACTATGGACAAGGTCCTCAAGGGAAATGTAGCCTCACAAGTCGCTGCCAATCTCCCTGATAGTATTCCAATCCTTATTTACGGCTAG
- the rpsN gene encoding 30S ribosomal protein S14 produces the protein MAKKSWLERDKRKLRTVQKYAALRAELRAKRDYVSLAQLPRDASPTRLVNRCQITGRRRAFIRRFRLSRITFRELASAGLIPGVTRSSW, from the coding sequence ATGGCAAAGAAATCGTGGCTTGAGCGAGACAAGCGCAAACTCAGAACGGTTCAAAAGTATGCTGCCCTGCGGGCCGAGCTTAGGGCCAAGAGGGATTATGTGTCCCTGGCTCAGCTTCCTCGCGATGCCAGTCCGACCCGGTTGGTAAATCGATGTCAGATCACAGGGCGCCGCCGCGCCTTCATTCGCAGATTTCGACTGTCTCGCATCACCTTTCGTGAACTTGCCTCTGCTGGCCTCATTCCAGGAGTCACGAGGTCTAGCTGGTAG
- the truA gene encoding tRNA pseudouridine(38-40) synthase TruA translates to MRLKLIISYDGAPFLGWQNQLKGETVQGVIERAFFRIIGKRITVHGASRTDAGVHALAQCAHADIPERRMDLSDWRRALNANLPGAVRVSKVLQTTSSFHARFTSVGKIYRYRVWNSEVLPPLERGRVWHVPNFLDFRVLCSNATLFEGRHNFISFSVNGRRPDSTLRTLHAVRISRHSGGEVRLTFEGDGFLYKMVRVLAGTLIRLGQRREDIGQVARLLLGSSVERRKSLYIAPAQGLYLVRVLYGRKPKS, encoded by the coding sequence ATGCGATTGAAATTAATCATAAGTTACGACGGAGCGCCGTTTCTCGGATGGCAAAACCAGCTGAAAGGGGAGACAGTCCAGGGTGTCATTGAAAGGGCGTTTTTCAGGATTATTGGTAAGCGTATTACCGTTCATGGAGCCAGTAGGACAGATGCTGGTGTACACGCCTTGGCACAATGTGCTCACGCGGATATACCGGAGAGGAGAATGGATCTTTCCGATTGGCGTCGGGCGCTGAATGCTAATCTTCCCGGGGCAGTGCGCGTATCAAAAGTGTTGCAGACTACATCCAGCTTTCATGCACGCTTTACTTCCGTTGGCAAGATCTATCGGTATCGGGTCTGGAACTCGGAAGTGCTTCCCCCGTTGGAGCGTGGCCGTGTTTGGCACGTACCTAACTTTCTTGACTTCAGGGTACTGTGTTCCAACGCGACCCTCTTCGAGGGTCGACACAATTTTATATCCTTTTCAGTTAATGGAAGAAGGCCAGATAGCACTCTGCGTACACTGCACGCTGTGCGAATTAGTCGCCATTCTGGCGGGGAAGTTCGGCTGACTTTTGAGGGAGATGGATTTCTCTACAAAATGGTTCGCGTACTTGCCGGCACTCTTATACGGCTTGGGCAGAGAAGAGAGGATATCGGTCAGGTTGCCAGATTATTGCTAGGTTCTTCGGTGGAGCGGCGGAAAAGTCTATACATAGCTCCTGCACAAGGGCTATATCTTGTCCGAGTCCTTTATGGTAGGAAACCGAAATCTTGA
- a CDS encoding type III pantothenate kinase: MVGSPRLQSLALPMYDSSPCYLLIDISNTFTKVALSSIKRLKTIRRIATARLTTGRLRAVIANWPFAYAVIASVVPSRNPAVASALSVPILWVNPEANLGISIDYPNPGHIGADRLANAVACVSLYRIPAIVVDFGTAVTFDVLSTAGSYVGGVIAPGLAVFSEYLYQRTALLPRVRLREPRSVLGKSSEEAIRSGAVIGYRGLIREILSQIHHELFSDRSTPSVIATGGDAKLIGNRLPFFDTINPKLTLEGLRLIATRSFKS, encoded by the coding sequence ATGGTAGGGTCGCCGCGACTGCAGTCTCTTGCATTACCCATGTATGATTCCTCACCATGCTACTTGTTGATAGATATTAGTAATACTTTTACAAAAGTTGCCTTAAGTTCCATAAAGCGACTGAAAACAATCCGCCGCATTGCTACAGCTAGACTAACAACAGGTCGCCTTAGGGCTGTTATTGCTAATTGGCCCTTTGCCTATGCGGTCATAGCATCAGTTGTACCCTCTCGAAATCCAGCAGTTGCTAGTGCTCTATCTGTTCCCATTCTCTGGGTAAATCCGGAAGCTAACTTGGGTATTTCTATCGACTATCCCAATCCAGGACACATTGGAGCCGATCGGCTCGCAAATGCCGTTGCCTGTGTCTCGCTCTACAGGATTCCAGCCATTGTGGTGGACTTTGGAACGGCCGTAACTTTTGACGTGCTTTCTACGGCCGGAAGTTATGTGGGTGGAGTCATTGCGCCCGGGCTAGCTGTGTTCAGCGAGTACCTCTACCAACGAACCGCCTTGTTACCACGAGTACGGTTACGCGAGCCACGTTCTGTCCTTGGGAAATCTAGCGAGGAAGCCATACGTTCCGGAGCTGTGATTGGCTATCGAGGCCTGATTCGAGAAATTCTCTCCCAAATCCACCACGAGCTTTTTAGCGACAGATCCACTCCATCTGTCATTGCAACCGGAGGCGATGCTAAGCTAATTGGCAACCGCTTACCATTCTTCGACACGATCAATCCGAAGTTAACCTTGGAGGGCCTTCGACTGATTGCCACTAGAAGCTTCAAAAGCTGA
- the rpmH gene encoding 50S ribosomal protein L34, whose protein sequence is MKRTYQPSKRARKRQFGFRARMKTKTGRAILSSRRQRGRERLLPKGAEVTYQRHTRA, encoded by the coding sequence ATGAAACGCACTTATCAACCATCCAAACGCGCGCGGAAGCGGCAGTTTGGCTTCCGGGCACGCATGAAAACAAAGACAGGACGGGCCATTTTAAGTAGCCGGCGTCAACGCGGACGTGAGCGCCTACTCCCAAAAGGGGCCGAAGTTACCTACCAACGGCATACTAGAGCCTAA
- a CDS encoding N-acetylmuramoyl-L-alanine amidase — MKENHLHQFGKQPLRSWKLGKPIILVLGVAALLTGNASSSFKQSIPSAPSLVVLSEQKRKELFLAIRKGGQAGIPSLPIAPSAAATQPCSNSRKENIFAASWSSDPPDRALIAQPIFPRKPPSPQVRSRLASDKGSPSNTVVRTVHAVKSVPRRKPVIACRSVKHPRRAYRFLTPAVRQAIDQAPVRRGRWKYIIVHNSGTRRGNARAFDAYHRRVRRMKNGLAYHFVVGNGRLSRDGEIEVGNRWRRQINGGHVASDRLNNIAIGICLVGDFNRHTPTPQQLAAFEELTSCLQARVGRSKRRRVMVRGHMEVNSRPTDCPGRRFSLHWLHGRFPGG; from the coding sequence ATGAAAGAGAACCACTTACACCAGTTTGGAAAACAGCCTCTCCGCTCTTGGAAGCTAGGGAAGCCTATCATACTCGTTCTCGGTGTGGCGGCTCTGCTAACTGGCAATGCATCCTCTAGTTTTAAACAGAGCATCCCTTCAGCACCTTCCTTAGTGGTCTTGAGTGAACAAAAAAGGAAGGAACTCTTTCTTGCGATCCGGAAGGGAGGCCAGGCTGGTATTCCCTCACTACCAATCGCTCCATCGGCAGCGGCGACACAGCCTTGCTCGAATTCCCGTAAAGAGAATATTTTCGCTGCCAGCTGGTCTTCAGATCCCCCCGATAGAGCACTAATAGCTCAACCGATTTTCCCAAGGAAGCCACCATCCCCTCAGGTAAGGAGTCGATTAGCTTCAGATAAAGGCAGTCCTAGTAACACGGTCGTTAGGACAGTCCATGCTGTTAAATCCGTCCCTCGGCGGAAGCCTGTAATCGCTTGCCGAAGCGTCAAACATCCCAGAAGGGCATATCGGTTTCTAACACCCGCTGTACGCCAGGCTATTGATCAGGCTCCTGTGAGGAGAGGACGGTGGAAGTATATCATCGTACACAATAGTGGAACCAGAAGGGGCAACGCTCGTGCTTTTGATGCTTATCATCGGCGAGTACGCCGGATGAAAAACGGACTTGCCTACCACTTTGTTGTAGGCAACGGCAGACTTTCTAGGGATGGAGAGATTGAGGTTGGTAATCGCTGGAGAAGGCAGATCAATGGCGGGCACGTAGCAAGCGACCGACTGAATAACATTGCTATAGGGATCTGTCTAGTGGGGGATTTCAATCGACATACACCGACCCCGCAACAGCTGGCTGCTTTCGAAGAGCTTACTTCTTGCTTGCAGGCCCGTGTTGGGCGTTCCAAAAGGCGCCGGGTCATGGTGCGTGGTCACATGGAGGTAAATTCTAGGCCTACAGACTGTCCTGGTCGGCGGTTTTCTCTGCACTGGCTACACGGGAGATTTCCAGGTGGGTGA
- a CDS encoding pyridoxal phosphate-dependent aminotransferase, protein MDISSRLKELAPSLTLTIDSKSKAMKASGIDIYSFGTGEPDFDTPRHIKAAAISALEEGCTKYTASSGIFELRKAISEKFWLDNRLEYNPDSQIVVSNGAKQSCYNAIMACIEEGDEVIIPAPYWLSYLEMVRLAGGTPVVVPTREESAWKLTASEFENAMTPKTKMIIVNSPGNPSGSVYTVEELRAISKVAVEEGIYILSDEIYEKLIYDDAEHVSVASLTSEAYGLTITVNGLSKAYAMTGWRLGYLGAPEPIACAVDSIQSHSTSNPCSFSQRGAIAALKGSQQCVADMREELNLRRKYVLSRISKIPRVTTVVPQGAFYVLINIGQLGLGSQNFVDRLLSKTNVVAIPGIAFGNDQTIRISYAASMDIIKKGLDRFEEFCQMI, encoded by the coding sequence ATGGATATCTCGTCCCGCCTTAAAGAACTAGCTCCATCTCTCACCCTTACTATTGACAGTAAGTCCAAAGCTATGAAAGCCTCAGGCATCGACATTTATAGTTTCGGTACTGGCGAACCTGACTTCGACACACCTAGGCATATTAAAGCTGCCGCTATTTCTGCTTTGGAGGAAGGATGTACCAAGTATACTGCCAGCTCAGGGATTTTTGAGTTGCGCAAGGCCATTTCCGAGAAATTTTGGCTAGACAATCGCCTAGAGTACAACCCAGACAGTCAAATCGTTGTCAGCAACGGTGCCAAGCAATCCTGTTACAATGCTATCATGGCTTGCATTGAAGAGGGAGACGAAGTGATCATCCCGGCCCCGTACTGGTTGAGCTATCTGGAAATGGTGCGGCTAGCGGGTGGTACACCTGTTGTGGTTCCTACTCGAGAAGAAAGCGCCTGGAAGCTGACCGCTTCGGAATTTGAGAACGCTATGACGCCTAAAACAAAGATGATTATAGTAAACTCACCAGGCAATCCATCAGGTTCTGTCTACACTGTCGAAGAACTGCGTGCAATTTCTAAGGTAGCTGTTGAAGAAGGAATTTATATTCTCTCAGATGAGATCTATGAGAAGCTCATCTATGACGATGCCGAGCACGTAAGTGTTGCTTCACTGACATCTGAAGCGTATGGGCTAACCATTACCGTCAACGGGCTCAGTAAGGCCTATGCCATGACCGGTTGGCGTCTCGGTTACTTGGGGGCTCCCGAACCAATAGCCTGCGCAGTTGACTCTATACAAAGTCACAGCACCTCTAACCCTTGCTCCTTTTCCCAGAGAGGAGCTATCGCTGCATTAAAGGGCAGTCAACAGTGTGTAGCCGATATGCGAGAAGAACTCAATCTCCGTAGAAAATATGTACTAAGCCGTATTTCTAAAATTCCCAGAGTTACAACCGTTGTACCTCAGGGTGCTTTTTATGTGCTTATCAACATTGGTCAGCTAGGGCTAGGCTCCCAGAATTTCGTAGATCGCCTATTAAGTAAGACAAATGTTGTTGCAATCCCAGGAATTGCCTTCGGAAATGATCAAACCATTAGGATTAGCTACGCTGCCAGCATGGATATAATTAAAAAGGGATTGGATCGTTTTGAGGAGTTTTGTCAGATGATCTAG
- a CDS encoding MoaD/ThiS family protein yields MSIHIRIPAPLRKLTSEADVVTVEGTTVAEVLVRLDQTYPGIGERICDANGDVRRFINIFVNGEDIRFLQEKATPVADGDEVSILPAIAGG; encoded by the coding sequence ATGTCAATTCATATCCGTATTCCCGCTCCGCTGCGTAAACTGACCTCCGAGGCAGATGTTGTCACTGTGGAGGGTACTACCGTTGCTGAGGTTCTCGTTCGGCTTGATCAGACTTACCCAGGCATTGGAGAACGTATTTGTGACGCAAACGGAGACGTTCGCCGCTTTATTAATATTTTTGTCAATGGTGAAGATATTCGGTTTCTCCAGGAGAAGGCTACGCCTGTTGCAGACGGAGATGAGGTTAGTATTCTTCCAGCGATTGCTGGTGGCTAA